A part of Aegilops tauschii subsp. strangulata cultivar AL8/78 chromosome 2, Aet v6.0, whole genome shotgun sequence genomic DNA contains:
- the LOC109760055 gene encoding uncharacterized protein has product MNGNFTVIKSLLSPTNLGEDVCRICVKQDGGCLASFTEQLMPVKLNQSQVDAIESVISAVQCGHVNLMKLIWGPPGTGKTKTVSALLWVLACLKCRTLTCAPTNVAVVGVCTRFLQTLKDLNEHIDSICLPSSLGDILLFGSRSNMDIPEDLKEVFLDFRVVELVECFSSLSGWNYRIASMISFFEDCASRYDMHLEDDGKIDPMCFLDFIKKQFDAVAIALKRCIMNLWVHLPGRCFSHDSVINISSLLNMLEKFGTLLCNVDLTDEGLKRGFGCLSTENYVCAQPISSIEKEFDGARSSCLKLLKDLLHSLNLPTGVDKNWVQSYCIRNATLLFCTTSSSYRLHHMNIAPLDVLIVDEAAQVRECELVIPLRLHWLKHVVLVGDDCQLSAMAKSKVCKEAGFETSLFGRLVMLKFDKHLLNIQYRMNPCISLFPNTQFYERKILDGSNVLSPSYNKHYTCLPFGSYTFINVTDGREDKEGTGNSRRNMVEVAVVLHLIQTIFISWKRMDQGLSIGVVSPYKAQVDAIKSRLGKKYDTCDGFHVRVKSTDGFQGEEDDIIILSTVRSNESGVVGFLADNRRTNVALTRARHCLWTVGNAHTLSKSGTEWTDLVADAERRKCVFCATNDAAICKLVVQVKQELDELDDLLNADSAVFSKTRWKVVLSDEFRKSFTKLKSTQLRKEVLQKLIRLGDGWRTTVKNIDIPGASHIAKIYKVRNLYLVWSTDVEKTEGRYFQIIRIWDLVSQQNVARTVQHLENLFSMYTDDYLDHCRRVQTQGKLEVPMVWHIEHDIIRFNKDCNVDAHEEHNLVDTSYAMENSKVSESFLLMKFYSLSSGVAKHLLTATDGSEIDIPFELTDEEQIIVQFPLTSFILGRSGTGKTTVLTMKLIQKEQQSLIASQGLNFDAADLSGVDDNNIMPLKNGGDSFVKQVFITVSPKLCSAIKDHICGLKRFGTGDVSDQSSILHMHDIMDDLEEFTEIPDSFRDLPHEHYPLTITYRKFLMMLDETCRTSFFDAFYGEMKTSFERGHSRSPAVQTFIELKEVPYEKFATFYWPRFNADLTKKFAASTIFTEIISHIKGAYQASRPYIGKLGRQDYVMLSDKRFSCLNNEKRDRIYDIFLEYESMKCTAKEFDLSDFVNSLHSSLASEGYHGDMVDFVYIDEVQDLTMTQIALLKYVCMNIKEGFLFAGDTAQTIARGIDFRFEDIRSLFYTTFLSETEASNQGLKHGEKPHLSDMFQLSQNFRTHSGILRMAQSIMSLLYFFFPSSVDKLNPETGLVYGEAPVLLESDNDENAIMTIFGESKTKHGNLRGFGAEQVILVRDDAAKKQIIDLVGKQALVLTIVECKGLEFQDVLLYNFFGSSPLRNKWRVLYGYMKDKDIISHSEEISHPGFDRSKHYLLCSELKQLYVAITRTRQRLWICENTEDYCRPMFDYWKKLCLVEVRLLDSSLIQAMQTGSSSDDWRLRGTKLFNEGQFEMATMCFEKAGDAHREKLARAAGLVATANHVISTNLELGKASLQTASEIYESIGMHEKAATCYIKLGDYKKAGMVYMQKCGTSKLEDAGDCFAMAECWLEAAEVFLKAKCYTKFFSMCSKGKNLFNLGLQFLQQLEEEHSLENSKSLEVSAIRTKYLDNCAQHYFERGDIKHMMPFVKAFSSMDDVRAFLNSRNLVDELLSLEMEMGNFLEAAGIVKHNGDVLLEVDMLEKAGLFEDATRLLLLHIIVDSLWSSNSRGWPPKRYAEKEQLLSRAKEMAEKVSECFYRFVCVEADALSDVNKSLPSLNCTLLEGRKCANLLVELVASRSILDVHLQSRASGYNIELGAGSEDENSCTDMLASNQMSPQTLFYVWNHWKSIIIKVLSHLCHTDGPELNDYAIMYEDLCAKYFGLRKDGEVDRYVVLNVNASWLSTTGRNSLQQDGNRCFLGALQCHSCAQCFWMNELSSVGFSVLKKLESIVQISPNPSSSYTLVRTIFIINEIAKFLEEPQFSMTKSSMKLRSFFVLCERRFFELVFLLWRDGTTRSLLRILDSPAAYGLIADSLGANLRPENKKLTHGHLGRTTMLLLHAAQLDEELLSRLLQHLDNNSEWAEFFQYFKRFLDSGGDRSSLILNFKRSLDFTFNVKWKDELDYISPICYVGLMECLGFMASSCLIQNDFICCTKSLLVNMLECRTSKVYIDTCLVSNSSPDSDLHRLACSSGHFMYHTIMTILTTKHMLQEWVHKTSSPSSTSYKQVLLRLVVTLYPLILTLSLGDCYEVTSNLLRNEVFKDLPLEFSQKIVRALQMKSRTPNNFTSELADALAAIGDNMVVIGSPKGPVVCQNLNAYMISKEDLHDVSKIMALLCPEEPSSVKQETPLPEETDGDKSGNVISGNIPKAVLDNEMERRSEIDSIEVLFEKLASLRANREGLRDPRAVIEFLISALPWLESGFISGIDKRLLEDIRRVCSEFENGSDRAKRNACLAVEKLLQNENKLPLIFRLLTAARLSMFTKQMREKAMNDRRNDAAADALLPLAEADGWSDDDEPDTGEAASTSKKAVQKQKGKKKSKKSKGRGKK; this is encoded by the exons ATGAATGGCAATTTCACAGTAATCAAGTCGCTCTTATCCCCCACAAATCTG GGTGAGGATGTTTGCCGTATCTGTGTTAAACAGGATGGGGGCTGTTTAGCTTCTTTCACAGAGCAACTAATGCCAGTTAAGCTTAATCAATCACAAGTGGATGCTATTGAATCTGTCATCTCAGCTGTACAATGTGGGCATGTGAACCTCATGAAGCTTATATGGGGTCCACCAGGTACTGGCAAGACCAAGACGGTTAGCGCTTTACTGTGGGTTTTGGCATGTTTGAAATGCAGAACTCTTACTTGTGCTCCCACAAATGTTGCTGTTGTTGGAGTTTGCACTCGTTTCCTTCAAACCTTGAAGGATTTGAATGAGCACATTGACAGCATTTGTCTACCTTCTTCTCTTGGAGATATCTTGCTATTTGGGAGCAGGTCTAACATGGACATCCCTGAGGATCTTAAGGAAGTTTTCTTGGACTTTCGTGTCGTTGAACTTGTGGAATGCTTTTCATCGTTGTCCGGATGGAACTACAGAATAGCTTCAATGATATCCTTTTTCGAAGACTGTGCTTCACGCTATGATATGCATCTTGAGGATGATGGCAAAATTGATCCAATGTgctttctggacttcataaagaAACAATTTGATGCGGTAGCAATAGCTCTGAAAAGATGCATAATGAATTTGTGGGTTCACCTTCCTGGAAGGTGCTTTTCTCATGATAGTGTCATAAATATATCTTCGTTGCTTAATATGCTGGAAAAATTTGGCACCCTTCTGTGCAATGTAGACTTGACTGACGAGGGTTTGAAAAGGGGCTTTGGTTGTCTGTCCACTGAAAACTATGTTTGTGCACAGCCTATATCTTCTATTGAGAAGGAATTTGATGGAGCAAGGTCGTCATGCCTTAAATTGCTTAAAGATCTGCTACACTCGCTTAATTTACCAACTGGAGTAGACAAAAACTGGGTCCAGAGCTACTGCATACGTAATGCAACACTTCTTTTCTGTACAACCTCTAGCTCTTATCGGTTACATCACATGAATATTGCACCCCTCGATGTATTAATTGTTGATGAGGCTGCTCAAGTGCGGGAGTGTGAATTGGTGATCCCATTACGTCTGCATTGGTTAAAACATGTTGTTTTGGTAGGAGATGACTGTCAGCTGAGTGCAATGGCTAAAAGCAAA GTATGCAAAGAAGCTGGATTTGAGACAAGTCTATTTGGGAGATTGGTTATGCTCAAATTTGATAAACATTTGCTGAATATACAGTATCGCATGAATCCTTGTATCAGCTTATTTCCAAATACTCAGTTTTATGAGAGGAAGATTTTAGATGGTTCCAATGTCCTGTCTCCAAGTTATAACAAGCATTACACATGCCTCCCTTTTGGCAGCTACACGTTTATAAATGTCACTGATGGAAGGGAAGACAAAGAGGGCACAGGAAACAGTCGCAGAAACATGGTTGAAGTTGCTGTTGTTTTGCACCTAATCCAAACCATCTTTATAT CTTGGAAAAGGATGGACCAAGGGCTCAGCATCGGCGTGGTCTCTCCATATAAAGCTCAAGTTGATGCAATTAAAAGCCGACTTGGCAAAAAATATGATACATGTGATGGCTTTCATGTGCGGGTGAAATCCACTGATGGTTTCCAAGGAGAAGAGGATGATATAATAATACTATCGACAGTTAGATCCAATGAGAGTGGAGTTGTCGGGTTTCTTGCTGATAACCGAAGAACAAATGTTGCTCTCACTAGAGCAAG GCACTGTCTTTGGACTGTTGGCAATGCTCATACGCTGTCTAAAAGTGGGACCGAATGGACAGACCTTGTTGCTGATGCAGAAAGACGTAAATGTGTTTTCTGTGCCACTAACGATGCAGCCATCTGTAAGTTAGTTGTCCAAGTAAAGCAAGAGCTTGATGAACTTGATGATCTTCTTAATGCTGATTCAGCGGTTTTTAGCAAAACCAGATGGAAG GTCGTTCTTAGTGACGAGTTTAGAAAGTCTTTCACCAAACTAAAATCAACCCAGCTCAGGAAGGAAGTACTCCAAAAGCTTATCAGACTCGGAGATGGTTGGAGGACAACAGTTAAGAACATTGATATACCTGGTGCTTCTCatattgcaaaaatatacaagGTCAGGAACCTGTATCTTGTTTGGAGTACTGACGTGGAGAAAACCGAAGGAAGGTATTTTCAGATAATAAGAATTTGGGACCTAGTGTCACAGCAAAATGTTGCCAGAACTGTTCAACATCTCGAAAATCTATTTTCCATGTACACGGATGATTACCTGGATCATTGCAGGAGGGTGCAGACACAGGG GAAGCTGGAGGTTCCTATGGTTTGGCATATTGAGCATGATATTATCCGCTTTAATAAGGATTGCAATGTCGATGCTCATGAAGAGCATAATCTCGTGGATACATCATATGCCATGGAGAACTCAAAAGTTAGTGAAAGCTTCTTGCTGATGAAATTCTACTCCTTATCATCTGGTGTGGCAAAGCATTTGCTGACAGCTACTGATGGGTCTGAAATCGACATCCCCTTTGAACTGACTGATGAAGAGCAGATTATAGTCCAATTCCCGCTCACTAGTTTTATTCTTGGGAGGTCAGGCACTGGAAAGACAACTGTATTGACTATGAAGCTGATTCAAAAAGAGCAACAGTCACTGATTGCATCCCAAGGTCTAAATTTCGATGCAGCTGATTTATCTGGGGTAGATGACAATAATATTATGCCACTTAAGAATGGAGGAGACAGTTTCGTGAAACAAGTATTTATCACTGTAAGCCCGAAGTTATGTTCAGCTATAAAAGATCACATCTGCGGACTTAAAAG ATTTGGCACCGGTGATGTCTCAGATCAGTCTAGCATTCTTCACATGCATGACATCATGGATGACCTGGAAGAGTTTACAGAAATTCCTGACAGTTTTCGTGATCTACCTCATGAGCACTATCCTCTTACTATAACATATCGTAAGTTTTTGATGATGCTTGATGAAACATGCCGGACATCATTTTTTGATGCGTTTTATGGTGAAATGAAGACAAGCTTTGAGAGAGGCCACTCAAGATCTCCTGCGGTGCAAACTTTTATTGAATTGAAGGAAGTTCCCTATGAAAAATTTGCTACTTTCTACTGGCCTCGTTTTAATGCAGATCTAACAAAGAAATTTGCTGCTTCCACTATCTTCACTGAAATAATTTCTCATATAAAGGGTGCATATCaagcaagtaggccttatatTGGCAAACTGGGAAGACAGGATTATGTGATGCTTTCAGATAAAAGATTTTCATGTTTGAACAATGAGAAGAGAGATAGAATTTATGATATATTCCTTGAATATGAGAGCATGAAATGCACTGCCAAGGAGTTCGATTTGTCAGATTTCGTCAATAGTCTTCACAGCAGTCTTGCATCTGAGGGCTACCATGGCGATATGGTGGATTTTGTTTACATAGATGAGGTACAGGATCTCACCATGACACAGATTGCACTTCTGAAGTATGTCTGTATGAACATCAAGGAAGGATTCCTTTTTGCCGGTGATACTGCACAGACTATAGCAAGGGGTATCGATTTCAGGTTTGAAGATATCCGTTCGCTTTTTTATACTACATTCCTCTCAGAAACTGAAGCGTCTAATCAAGGACTTAAACATGGGGAAAAACCCCATCTCTCTGATATGTTCCAACTGTCTCAAAATTTCCGCACACATTCTGGCATCCTCCGTATGGCACAAAGTATCATGAGCCTTCTGTACTTCTTTTTCCCGTCAAGTGTTGACAAGCTCAATCCAGAGACTGGACTTGTATATGGAGAAGCTCCTGTGCTGCTGGAGTCTGATAATGATGAAAATGCAATTATGACTATTTTTGGAGAAAGCAAAACTAAACATGGTAACCTGCGTGGGTTTGGTGCTGAGCAAGTCATATTAGTTCGTGATGATGCTGCGAAAAAACAAATTATTGATCTTGTTGGTAAACAAGCTCTTGTTTTGACTATTGTTGAATGCAAGGGCCTTGAGTTTCAG GATGTGCTGTTGTACAACTTTTTTGGTTCGTCACCTTTAAGAAACAAATGGAGAGTTCTCTATGGCTACATGAAAGATAAAGATATTATATCACACTCTGAGGAGATCTCTCATCCGGGTTTCGACAGAAGCAAGCATTATCTTCTCTGTTCAGAGCTGAAGCAACTATATGTTGCAATCACACGCACTAGGCAAAGACTCTGGATATGTGAAAATACAGAGGATTACTGTCGACCAATGTTTGACTACTGGAAGAAGTTGTGTCTAGTAGAAGTTAGATTACTAGATTCTTCCCTCATTCAGGCAATGCAGACGGGGAGCAGCAGTGATGATTGGAGGCTACGGGGCACCAAG TTATTCAATGAGGGgcaattcgagatggctactatGTGCTTCGAAAAGGCCGGTGATGCACACAGAGAAAAGTTGGCAAGAGCTGCTGGACTTGTAGCGACTGCTAACCATGTCATCTCAACAAATTTGGAGTTGGGCAAGGCTTCGTTGCAAACAGCATCAGAGATTTACGAGTCCATAGGCATGCATGAGAAAGCTGCTACATGCTATATCAAATTAGGAGACTACAAAAAAGCAG GTATGGTCTATATGCAAAAATGTGGTACTTCTAAACTTGAGGATGCTGGTGATTGTTTTGCTATGGCTGAATGCTGGTTGGAGGCAGCTGAAGTGTTCTTGAAAGCTAAATGTTACACAAAGTTTTTCTCCATGTGCTCGAAAGGGAAAAATTTATTCAATCTGGGCTTGCAGTTTCTGCAACAGTTAGAAGAGGAACATTCACTTGAGAATTCAAAATCCTTGGAGGTTTCTGCAATTAGAACAAAGTATCTGGATAATTGTGCTCAACATTATTTTGAGCGTGGTGACATAAAGCATATGATGCCTTTTGTTAAAGCTTTCAGCTCTATGGATGATGTACGTGCATTCCTAAATTCTAGGAATCTTGTTGATGAACTGTTGAGTTTGGAGATGGAAATGGGTAATTTCCTAGAAGCTGCAGGAATTGTAAAGCATAATGGAGATGTCTTACTGGAGGTAGACATGCTCGAGAAGGCAGGCTTGTTTGAGGATGCGACACGGCTTCTCCTACTCCATATCATTGTGGATTCCTTGTGGTCCTCAAATAGCAGAGGGTGGCCTCCCAAAAGATATGCAGAGAAGGAACAATTGCTTTCAAGAGCCAAAGAGATGGCGGAAAAGGTCTCTGAGTGCTTCTACCGCTTTGTTTGCGTGGAAGCTGATGCACTGTCAGATGTGAATAAGTCTCTTCCCAGTTTAAATTGCACTTTGCTTGAGGGCAGAAAATGTGCAAACTTGTTAGTTGAACTTGTTGCTTCCCGTTCGATTCTTGATGTTCATCTCCAGTCTCGAGCGTCTGGATACAACATAGAATTAGGGGCAGGATCTGAAGATGAAAATAGTTGTACTGATATGCTGGCCTCTAACCAGATGTCACCCCAAACTCTGTTTTATGTTTGGAATCACTGGAAGTCAATCATAATCAAAGTACTATCTCATCTCTGCCACACCGATGGTCCAGAATTAAATGATTATGCAATTATGTATGAAGATCTTTGTGCTAAGTACTTTGGATTGAGAAAGGATGGTGAAGTTGACAGATATGTGGTACTTAACGTGAATGCAAGTTGGCTTTCTACTACTGGCAGAAATTCTTTGCAGCAAGATGGCAACAGATGTTTCTTGGGTGCCCTGCAGTGCCATTCATGTGCTCAGTGTTTCTGGATGAATGAGCTGTCTTCTGTTGGTTTCAGTGTACTTAAGAAGTTGGAGTCCATTGTTCAAATTTCTCCAAATCCATCATCTTCTTATACACTGGTGAGAACtatctttatcataaatgagATAGCAAAGTTTTTGGAAGAACCACAGTTCAGTATGACAAAAAGTTCCATGAAGTTAAGAAGCTTTTTTGTTCTCTGCGAGCGTCGCTTCTTTGAGTTAGTTTTTCTTCTGTGGAGAGATGGGACAACAAGGAGCCTCTTGCGTATACTTGACTCACCAGCTGCATATGGATTGATTGCTGATTCTCTTGGTGCAAATCTTCGCCCGGAAAATAAAAAACTGACTCATGGGCATCTTGGGAGAACAACCATGCTCCTGCTTCATGCAGCACAATTGGACGAAGAGCTACTTTCAAGATTGCTGCAGCACCTGGACAATAATTCTGAGTGGGCAGAATTTTTTCAATATTTCAAGAGATTTCTTGACAGTGGTGGTGATAGATCCTCCTTGATCTTGAACTTTAAGCGTTCTCTTGATTTTACCTTCAATGTGAAGTGGAAGGATGAACTAGACTACATATCCCCAATATGCTATGTGGGTCTTATGGAGTGCCTTGGTTTTATGGCTTCATCATGCTTAATACAAAATGATTTTATATGCTGCACGAAATCTCTGTTGGTCAATATGTTGGAGTGCCGTACCAGCAAGGTTTACATTGACACCTGCCTGGTATCTAACTCGAGCCCAGATTCCGATCTTCATCGTTTGGCATGCTCATCAGGCCATTTCATGTATCATACAATTATGACTATCTTGACGACCAAACATATGCTCCAGGAATGGGTGCATAAGACTTCAAGTCCTTCTAGTACTTCATACAAACAAGTCCTCCTTAGACTAGTTGTTACACTTTATCCACTGATCCTTACCCTTTCTCTGGGGGATTGCTATGAGGTCACAAGTAACCTCCTGAGGAATGAAGTGTTTAAGGATTTACCTTTGGAGTTCTCTCAGAAGATTGTACGTGCTTTGCAAATGAAGTCTCGCACACCGAACAACTTCACAAGTGAGCTTGCTGATGCACTCGCCGCAATCGGAGATAATATGGTAGTTATTGGTTCACCCAAGGGCCCAGTAGTCTGTCAAAACTTAAATGCTTATATGATTAGCAAAGAGGATTTGCATGATGTTTCAAAGATAATGGCTCTTCTGTGTCCTGAAGAACCAAGTTCTGTAAAGCAGGAAACTCCGTTGCCTGAAGAAACTGATGGTGATAAGTCTGGCAATGTTATTTCTGGAAACATTCCTAAGGCTGTACTAGATAATGAGATGGAGCGTAGGAGTGAGATAGATTCTATTGAGGTACTCTTTGAGAAGCTTGCGAGTCTTCGAGCCAACAGGGAAGGCCTG AGAGATCCACGGGCTGTTATTGAATTCCTTATAAGTGCCCTTCCATGGCTGGAAAGTGGCTTTATATCAGGGATTGATAAACGATTGCTGGAAGACATCAGGCGCGTCTGCAGTGAGTTCGAAAATGGTTCTGACAG GGCGAAGAGAAATGCGTGTCTTGCTGTGGAGAAGCTGCTGCAAAATGAGAACAAACTGCCGCTGATCTTCCGCCTGTTGACTGCTGCGAGGCTAAGCATGTTTACAAAGCAAATGAGAGAAAAAGCCATGAATGACAGGAGGAACGATGCTGCAGCGGATGCTCTCCTGCCTCTCGCTGAAGCCGACGGATGGTCAGATGACGATGAGCCTGACACGGGAGAAGCCGCCTCAACTTCCAAAAAGGCGGTGCAGAAGCAGAAGGGCAAGAAGAAATCGAAAAAGTCCAAGGGCCGCGGCAAGAAGTGA